A genomic window from Pantoea alhagi includes:
- a CDS encoding response regulator, which translates to MAHLLLIDDHPLVQVALEAALASAPIPLSLMAVDSEAAAFQALQQQMPQLVILDISLPDSNGLEMLKLLKRRFPDLPVLIYSAQTERLYMQMAQAAGAAGYIVKSQSMPQLLSAILAVLGGKMVFAADISAAGALPLTGKEQQVLSLLAQGLSNLQIAQQLHISNKTVSTHKKNILEKTGAHSVLDLAALWKAQQ; encoded by the coding sequence ATGGCGCATCTGTTACTTATTGACGACCATCCGCTGGTGCAGGTTGCGCTGGAAGCTGCACTGGCAAGCGCGCCTATTCCCCTGAGCCTGATGGCAGTGGATAGCGAAGCCGCCGCTTTTCAGGCTTTGCAGCAGCAAATGCCTCAGTTGGTGATCCTGGATATCAGCCTGCCTGACAGCAATGGGCTGGAGATGCTCAAGCTGCTTAAACGCCGTTTTCCTGACCTGCCGGTGCTGATCTACTCTGCTCAAACCGAGCGCCTGTATATGCAAATGGCGCAGGCTGCCGGTGCCGCTGGCTATATTGTAAAAAGTCAGAGTATGCCGCAATTGCTGAGCGCTATTCTTGCGGTGCTGGGCGGTAAGATGGTTTTCGCCGCCGATATTTCCGCCGCGGGCGCTTTGCCGCTGACCGGCAAAGAACAGCAGGTGCTTTCCTTACTGGCACAGGGCTTGTCTAATTTGCAGATCGCCCAACAGCTGCATATCAGCAATAAAACGGTCAGCACGCATAAAAAGAATATTCTGGAGAAAACCGGAGCCCATTCCGTACTGGATCTCGCCGCCTTATGGAAAGCTCAGCAATAG
- the galT gene encoding galactose-1-phosphate uridylyltransferase translates to MEKFNPVDHPHRRYNPLTDQWVLVSPHRAKRPWQGAQEAPTVQQLPKHDPDCFLCPGNIRVTGDKNPDYSGTWVFTNDFAALMVDTPEAPQSDDMLMRCESARGTSRVICFSPDHSKTLPELSLSALEEVVATWQQQTAELGRDYPWVQVFENKGAAMGCSNPHPHGQVWANSFLPNEVQREDQHQRAYWQQHGSPMLVDYVARELKDGSRTVVETEHWLAVVPWWAAWPFETLLLPKTAVQRLVDLTDAQRSDLALALKKLTSRYDNLFQCSFPYSMGWHGAPFNGEENPHWQLHAHFYPPLLRSATVRKFMVGYEMLAETQRDLTAEQAAERLRSVSDIHFRQTGDSE, encoded by the coding sequence ATGGAAAAATTCAATCCGGTCGATCATCCTCATCGCCGTTATAACCCGCTGACCGATCAGTGGGTACTGGTTTCCCCACATCGTGCGAAACGCCCATGGCAGGGCGCGCAAGAGGCGCCGACCGTGCAGCAACTGCCGAAACACGACCCTGACTGCTTTCTTTGTCCGGGAAATATCCGTGTAACCGGCGACAAAAATCCCGATTATTCCGGTACCTGGGTGTTTACCAACGACTTCGCCGCGCTGATGGTTGATACGCCTGAAGCGCCGCAAAGCGACGATATGCTGATGCGCTGCGAAAGCGCGCGCGGCACCAGCCGGGTGATCTGCTTTTCTCCTGACCACAGCAAAACGTTGCCGGAATTAAGCCTGTCGGCGCTGGAAGAGGTGGTCGCCACCTGGCAGCAGCAGACCGCCGAGCTGGGCCGCGACTATCCCTGGGTACAGGTGTTTGAAAATAAAGGCGCGGCGATGGGCTGCTCAAATCCCCATCCGCACGGGCAGGTATGGGCCAACAGTTTTCTGCCGAACGAAGTGCAGCGCGAAGATCAGCATCAGCGCGCTTACTGGCAGCAGCACGGCTCGCCGATGCTGGTGGATTATGTGGCGCGCGAGCTAAAAGACGGCAGCCGCACGGTGGTGGAAACCGAACACTGGCTGGCGGTGGTGCCCTGGTGGGCGGCCTGGCCGTTTGAAACGCTGCTGCTGCCGAAAACGGCTGTTCAGCGCCTGGTGGATCTGACCGATGCGCAGCGCAGCGACCTTGCGCTGGCGCTGAAAAAGCTTACCAGCCGCTACGATAACCTGTTCCAGTGCTCTTTCCCCTACTCCATGGGCTGGCACGGCGCGCCGTTCAATGGCGAAGAGAACCCGCACTGGCAGCTGCATGCACATTTTTATCCGCCGCTGCTGCGTTCGGCGACGGTACGTAAGTTTATGGTTGGGTATGAAATGCTGGCAGAAACCCAGCGCGACTTAACTGCAGAACAGGCAGCGGAGCGCCTGCGTTCCGTCAGTGATATTCATTTCCGCCAGACGGGAGACTCAGAATGA
- the aroG gene encoding 3-deoxy-7-phosphoheptulonate synthase AroG — translation MNYQNDDLRIKEIKELLPPVALLEKFPSTEKAATTVAASRQAIHKILKNEDDRLLVVIGPCSIHDVEAAKEYADRLLTLREALSGELEIVMRVYFEKPRTTVGWKGLINDPLMDGSFQINDGLRIARKLLLDINDAGLPTAGEFLDMITPQYLADLMSWGAIGARTTESQVHRELASGLSCPVGFKNGTDGTIKVAIDAINAAGSPHCFLSVTKYGHSAIVETSGNGDCHIILRGGKEPNYSAHHVSAVKAGLEKAGLPAQVMIDFSHANSSKQFQRQMVVAEDVAQQIEGGEQGIIGVMIESHLVEGNQSLESGEPLVYGKSITDACIGWEDTEKVLHQLAAAVKARRG, via the coding sequence ATGAATTACCAGAATGATGATTTAAGAATCAAAGAGATAAAAGAACTGTTACCTCCGGTTGCGCTACTGGAAAAATTTCCTTCGACGGAGAAAGCTGCGACGACCGTTGCCGCTTCACGGCAGGCGATCCACAAAATTCTGAAAAATGAAGATGACCGTCTGCTGGTGGTGATCGGTCCCTGTTCTATTCATGATGTTGAAGCAGCCAAAGAATATGCTGACCGTCTGTTAACGCTGCGTGAAGCGCTAAGCGGCGAGCTGGAAATCGTGATGCGCGTCTATTTTGAAAAGCCGCGTACCACGGTGGGCTGGAAAGGGCTGATCAACGACCCGCTGATGGACGGCAGCTTCCAGATCAATGATGGTTTGCGCATTGCCCGCAAACTGTTGCTGGACATCAATGACGCCGGTCTGCCGACGGCGGGCGAATTCCTGGATATGATCACGCCGCAGTATCTGGCCGACCTGATGAGCTGGGGCGCTATTGGCGCACGTACCACCGAATCGCAGGTGCATCGTGAGCTGGCTTCCGGCCTCTCTTGCCCCGTGGGCTTTAAGAACGGCACCGACGGCACCATTAAAGTCGCTATTGATGCGATTAATGCCGCCGGATCGCCGCACTGCTTCCTGTCGGTAACCAAGTATGGTCATTCTGCGATTGTTGAAACCAGCGGCAACGGTGACTGCCATATTATCCTGCGCGGCGGTAAAGAGCCGAACTACAGTGCGCATCATGTCAGCGCAGTAAAAGCGGGGCTGGAAAAAGCGGGTCTGCCGGCTCAGGTTATGATCGATTTCAGCCATGCTAACAGCAGTAAGCAGTTCCAGCGTCAGATGGTAGTGGCTGAGGATGTTGCACAGCAGATCGAAGGCGGAGAGCAGGGCATTATCGGCGTGATGATCGAAAGTCATCTGGTGGAAGGTAATCAAAGCCTGGAAAGCGGCGAGCCGCTGGTTTACGGCAAGAGCATTACCGACGCCTGCATCGGCTGGGAAGATACGGAAAAGGTACTGCATCAGCTGGCTGCTGCGGTAAAAGCGCGCCGGGGCTGA
- the galK gene encoding galactokinase, producing MSLKATTDQIFQQQFGYQPTHTIQAPGRVNLIGEHTDYNDGFVLPCAIDYQTVISCARRDDRQVRVIAVDYDNQQDSFSLDEPIMSVKEPMWANYVRGVVKHLQKRNGNFNGADLVISGNVPQGAGLSSSASLEVAVGTVFQQLYHLPLDGAEIAVNGQEAENQFVGCNCGIMDQLISALGKKNHAMLLDCRTLGTRAVPMPQDVAVVIINSNFRRSLVGSEYNTRREQCETGARFFSQPALRDVDINQFRAVEHELDPQVAKRVRHVLTENARTLEAAEALSKGDLKRMGELMAESHASMRDDFEITVPPVDQLVEIVKEVIGDRGGVRMTGGGFGGCVVALMPVDLVEPVKAAVASQYEAKTGIKETFYVCKASEGAGQC from the coding sequence ATGAGCTTAAAAGCAACCACCGACCAAATTTTCCAGCAGCAGTTTGGCTATCAGCCGACACACACCATTCAGGCACCGGGCCGCGTAAACCTGATCGGTGAACATACCGATTACAACGACGGCTTTGTGTTGCCCTGCGCTATCGATTACCAGACGGTGATCAGCTGCGCCAGACGTGACGATCGCCAGGTTCGGGTTATCGCGGTGGATTATGATAATCAGCAGGACAGCTTCTCGCTGGATGAGCCGATCATGAGCGTTAAAGAGCCGATGTGGGCGAACTACGTGCGCGGCGTGGTGAAACATTTACAAAAGCGCAACGGCAACTTTAACGGTGCGGACCTGGTGATCAGCGGCAACGTGCCGCAGGGTGCCGGACTCAGCTCATCTGCGTCGCTGGAAGTAGCAGTGGGTACCGTATTCCAGCAGCTTTACCATCTGCCGCTGGATGGTGCCGAAATCGCGGTAAACGGTCAGGAAGCGGAAAACCAGTTCGTCGGCTGTAACTGCGGCATCATGGATCAGCTGATCTCCGCACTGGGTAAAAAAAATCACGCCATGCTGCTCGACTGTCGCACGTTGGGCACGCGTGCGGTGCCGATGCCGCAGGATGTGGCGGTGGTGATTATCAACTCGAACTTCCGTCGCAGCCTGGTAGGCAGTGAGTACAACACGCGCCGCGAGCAGTGCGAAACCGGCGCGCGTTTCTTCAGCCAGCCCGCGCTGCGCGATGTGGATATCAATCAGTTCAGAGCAGTAGAGCATGAGCTGGATCCGCAGGTTGCTAAACGCGTGCGGCACGTATTAACCGAGAACGCCCGCACGCTGGAAGCTGCCGAGGCGCTAAGCAAAGGCGACCTGAAACGCATGGGTGAGCTGATGGCGGAATCACACGCCTCAATGCGCGATGATTTTGAGATCACCGTACCGCCTGTCGACCAGCTGGTTGAGATAGTGAAAGAGGTTATCGGCGATCGGGGCGGCGTACGGATGACCGGCGGCGGCTTTGGCGGCTGCGTGGTAGCGCTGATGCCGGTTGACCTGGTGGAGCCGGTAAAAGCCGCCGTTGCCAGCCAGTACGAAGCCAAAACCGGGATTAAAGAGACCTTTTATGTCTGCAAGGCATCGGAGGGCGCAGGACAATGCTAA
- the galM gene encoding galactose-1-epimerase yields the protein MLNEATSLAPDGQPLRITALRNGKGMVATFMDWGATWLSARVPMKDGSVREALLGCATPADYLKQTAYLGATVGRYANRIASARLNKADIFLAANQGAHQLHGGPEGFDKRRWQIVRQNENSVIYRIDSPDGDQGYPGNLIAQVEYRLDDNNCLSINWEAQVDRSCPVNLTNHAYFNLDAHHGDARQHRLQLSADRYLPVDSEGIPRAPLQTVENSGFDFRQPKSISRDFLQDEDQRLVQGYDHAFLLNERDAAQPAAQLWSADGKLKLTVHTSAPALQFYSGNYLAGTPARDQESYTAFQGIALESEFLPDSPNHPEWPQPDCWLQPGETYHSVTRYTLTAE from the coding sequence ATGCTAAACGAAGCGACGTCGCTGGCTCCCGACGGCCAGCCGTTGCGCATTACCGCGCTGCGCAACGGCAAGGGCATGGTCGCCACCTTTATGGACTGGGGTGCAACCTGGCTTTCAGCGCGCGTACCCATGAAAGACGGCAGCGTCCGTGAAGCGCTGCTCGGCTGCGCAACGCCTGCCGACTACCTTAAGCAGACCGCTTACCTTGGCGCGACCGTAGGCCGCTACGCCAACCGCATCGCCAGTGCGCGTTTGAACAAGGCAGACATTTTTTTAGCGGCAAATCAGGGCGCGCATCAGCTGCACGGCGGCCCGGAAGGCTTCGATAAACGCCGCTGGCAAATTGTTCGCCAGAACGAAAACAGCGTGATTTACCGTATCGATTCACCTGATGGCGACCAGGGCTATCCCGGAAATCTTATCGCCCAGGTGGAATATCGGCTGGATGATAATAACTGCCTGTCGATTAACTGGGAGGCGCAGGTCGATCGTTCCTGCCCGGTCAATCTGACCAATCACGCCTATTTCAATCTGGACGCGCATCACGGCGATGCGCGTCAACACAGGCTGCAGCTCAGCGCCGACCGCTATTTGCCGGTAGACAGCGAAGGCATTCCGCGCGCGCCGCTACAGACGGTAGAGAACAGCGGCTTTGATTTCCGCCAGCCAAAATCCATTAGCCGTGACTTTTTGCAGGATGAGGATCAGCGTCTGGTACAGGGCTACGACCATGCCTTCCTGCTGAATGAACGCGATGCGGCGCAACCTGCAGCGCAGCTCTGGTCGGCAGATGGCAAACTTAAGCTGACGGTGCATACCAGCGCGCCGGCGCTGCAGTTTTACAGCGGCAATTATCTGGCAGGAACGCCGGCACGTGACCAGGAGAGCTATACTGCTTTCCAGGGCATCGCGCTGGAGAGTGAGTTTTTACCCGATTCACCAAACCATCCTGAATGGCCCCAGCCTGACTGTTGGTTACAACCGGGCGAAACCTATCACAGTGTTACCCGCTATACGTTAACGGCGGAATAA
- a CDS encoding AcrZ family multidrug efflux pump-associated protein, which translates to MLELLKSLAVAVIMVPIVMAIILGLIYGLGEVFNVISKFGHRNDQPAKHRQ; encoded by the coding sequence ATGCTGGAGTTATTAAAAAGCCTTGCTGTCGCCGTGATCATGGTGCCGATCGTAATGGCGATCATTCTTGGCCTGATTTATGGCCTGGGCGAAGTTTTCAACGTCATTTCTAAATTCGGTCATCGTAATGACCAGCCGGCAAAGCATCGCCAGTAG
- the modE gene encoding molybdenum-dependent transcriptional regulator, which translates to MQADISLIIRLQQKLFADPRRIALLQQIKHTGSISQGAKLAGISYKSAWDAINEMNQLAERTLVERATGGKGGGGAQLTRYGERLIELFRLLEQIQQKAFDVLQDDQLPLDSLLAAIARFSLQTSARNQLFGTVINRDAEPVQQHVDILLADRQTRLKAALTRQSADRLQLSAGKEVLLLIKAPWIEVSHTPSGADNQLPCTISAIEHGEQQSEVLMRLTSGETLCATLSNQQVVQQNLQPGATVLAHFNADRVIIATLL; encoded by the coding sequence ATGCAGGCTGATATTTCTCTGATTATTCGACTACAGCAGAAGCTGTTTGCCGATCCGCGCCGGATTGCGTTATTGCAGCAAATCAAACACACCGGTTCGATTAGCCAGGGCGCAAAACTGGCTGGCATCAGTTACAAAAGCGCATGGGATGCGATCAATGAGATGAATCAGCTGGCGGAGCGCACGCTGGTAGAGCGCGCAACGGGCGGCAAAGGCGGCGGCGGCGCGCAGCTTACGCGCTATGGCGAACGTTTAATTGAGCTGTTCCGTCTGCTGGAGCAGATTCAGCAAAAGGCGTTTGATGTGTTGCAGGATGACCAACTGCCGCTGGATAGCCTGCTGGCGGCCATTGCCCGTTTCTCGCTGCAAACCAGCGCGCGTAATCAGCTGTTTGGCACCGTCATCAATCGTGATGCAGAGCCAGTGCAGCAGCACGTTGACATTTTGCTGGCCGATCGCCAGACGCGTCTGAAAGCTGCCCTGACCCGGCAGAGTGCGGATCGCCTGCAGCTAAGCGCGGGCAAGGAGGTGTTACTGTTAATCAAAGCGCCCTGGATCGAGGTAAGCCATACGCCTTCCGGGGCGGATAATCAACTTCCCTGTACCATCAGCGCGATTGAGCATGGCGAGCAGCAAAGCGAAGTATTGATGCGCCTGACCAGCGGCGAAACCCTGTGCGCCACATTAAGCAATCAGCAGGTCGTGCAGCAAAATCTACAGCCAGGGGCGACGGTGCTGGCACATTTCAATGCCGATCGGGTGATTATCGCGACGCTGCTCTGA
- the modF gene encoding molybdate ABC transporter ATP-binding protein ModF, translating into MATLQISQGTFRLSDTRILTLNDLTLHGGESWAFVGTNGSGKSSLARALTGELPPLQGRFSSDFIRPRRLSLEKLQKLVEEEWQRNNTDLLSEGEEDTGRTAAEMIQEEVKDEMRCRQLAQLFGIEYLLERRFKYLSTGETRKTLLCQALMAQPDLLVLDEPFDGLDVASRASLAALLEQLHQQGYTLVLVLNRFDDIPAFVERTGVLAECNLTHVGTRETVLAEALVAQLAHSEQLAGMAVPEADNPAQQPRLAPDVPRIVLKNGVVSYNDKPVLHGLTWEVKPGEHWQIVGPNGAGKSTLLSLVTGDHPQGYSNDLTLFGRRRGSGETIWDIKQHIGYVSSSLHLDYRVAISVRNVILSGYFDSIGLYQAVSDRQRKLADNWLALLGMATQGDTPFHSLSWGQQRLVLIARALVKHPALLILDEPLQGLDPINRQLVRRFVDILIAEGETQLLFVSHHAEDAPQCITHRLSFVPQDDRYRYEIAALS; encoded by the coding sequence ATGGCTACATTGCAAATTTCGCAAGGCACGTTTCGTCTTAGCGATACCCGGATCCTGACCCTTAATGATTTAACGCTGCACGGCGGAGAAAGCTGGGCTTTTGTTGGCACCAACGGCAGCGGCAAATCTTCACTGGCGCGCGCGTTGACAGGTGAGCTGCCGCCGCTGCAGGGCCGCTTTTCCAGCGACTTTATCCGCCCGAGGCGCCTGTCGCTGGAAAAACTGCAAAAGCTGGTTGAGGAGGAGTGGCAGCGTAACAATACCGATCTCCTGAGCGAAGGCGAAGAGGATACGGGGCGCACGGCGGCGGAAATGATTCAGGAAGAGGTAAAAGATGAGATGCGCTGCCGCCAGCTGGCGCAGCTGTTCGGCATTGAATACCTGCTGGAACGCCGCTTTAAATATCTTTCCACCGGTGAAACGCGCAAGACCCTGCTTTGTCAGGCGCTTATGGCTCAGCCGGATCTGCTGGTGCTGGACGAGCCTTTTGATGGGCTGGATGTGGCTTCGCGCGCCAGCCTGGCGGCGCTACTTGAGCAGCTGCATCAGCAAGGATATACCCTGGTGCTGGTGTTAAATCGCTTTGACGATATCCCCGCTTTTGTCGAGCGTACCGGCGTGCTGGCAGAGTGTAATCTGACCCATGTCGGCACACGCGAAACGGTACTGGCAGAGGCGCTGGTGGCGCAGCTGGCACACAGCGAACAGCTGGCGGGCATGGCGGTGCCGGAAGCGGACAATCCCGCTCAGCAACCGCGACTGGCACCTGACGTGCCGCGCATCGTGCTGAAAAACGGCGTGGTCAGCTATAACGATAAACCGGTTTTACACGGATTAACCTGGGAGGTTAAGCCAGGCGAGCACTGGCAAATCGTCGGGCCTAACGGCGCAGGGAAATCAACCTTGCTGAGCCTGGTAACCGGCGATCATCCGCAGGGTTACAGCAACGATTTAACCCTGTTTGGTCGTCGGCGCGGCAGCGGCGAAACCATCTGGGATATCAAGCAGCATATTGGCTATGTCAGCAGCAGCCTGCATCTGGATTACCGCGTCGCCATCAGCGTGCGCAACGTGATCCTTTCCGGTTATTTCGACTCTATCGGCCTGTATCAGGCGGTTTCCGACCGGCAACGCAAGCTGGCCGACAACTGGCTGGCGCTGCTGGGAATGGCGACGCAGGGCGATACGCCTTTTCATAGTTTGTCGTGGGGACAGCAGCGGCTGGTGCTGATTGCGCGGGCGCTGGTCAAACATCCTGCGCTGCTGATTCTGGACGAGCCGCTACAGGGACTGGATCCCATCAATCGACAGCTGGTACGCCGCTTTGTAGATATATTGATTGCCGAAGGCGAGACGCAATTGCTGTTTGTTTCGCATCATGCTGAAGATGCGCCGCAATGTATTACCCACCGTTTGAGCTTTGTGCCGCAGGACGATCGTTACCGCTATGAAATTGCCGCGCTGAGTTAA
- the modB gene encoding molybdate ABC transporter permease subunit, translated as MILSDVEWQAVELSLKVSAIAVLFSLPFGILLAWVLARREFRGKALLDSLIHLPLVLPPVVVGYLLLLSLGRRGWLGAWLYDWFGISFAFSWRGAALAAAVVALPLMVRAIRLALEAVDPKLEQAARTLGAGRWRVFFTVTLPLTLPGLIAGTVLAFARSLGEFGATITFVSNIPGETRTIPLAMFTLLETPGAETNAARLCLIAIALALISLLLSEWLARWGRKRLGG; from the coding sequence ATGATATTGAGTGATGTTGAATGGCAGGCTGTCGAGCTCAGCCTGAAAGTTTCTGCTATTGCTGTGTTGTTCAGTTTGCCTTTTGGCATCTTGCTCGCCTGGGTGCTGGCGCGCCGTGAGTTTCGTGGCAAAGCCTTGCTGGATAGTTTGATTCATCTGCCGCTGGTGCTGCCGCCGGTGGTGGTGGGTTATCTGCTGCTGCTGTCGCTCGGGCGGCGCGGCTGGCTGGGCGCATGGCTCTATGACTGGTTTGGTATCAGCTTCGCGTTTAGCTGGCGCGGTGCGGCGTTGGCTGCCGCCGTGGTGGCGCTGCCGCTGATGGTGCGCGCTATTCGCCTGGCGCTGGAGGCGGTCGATCCGAAACTGGAGCAGGCGGCGCGTACCCTGGGGGCCGGGCGCTGGCGCGTGTTTTTTACGGTTACTCTGCCGCTTACGCTGCCGGGCCTGATCGCTGGCACCGTGCTCGCCTTTGCCCGCTCGCTCGGCGAGTTTGGCGCCACCATTACTTTTGTATCCAATATTCCTGGCGAAACCCGCACTATTCCACTGGCGATGTTTACGCTGCTGGAAACGCCGGGAGCCGAAACGAATGCCGCCAGACTCTGCCTGATCGCTATTGCGCTGGCGCTGATTTCATTGCTGCTGTCGGAATGGCTCGCTCGCTGGGGCCGTAAGCGTCTGGGGGGCTGA
- the gpmA gene encoding 2,3-diphosphoglycerate-dependent phosphoglycerate mutase encodes MAVTKLVLVRHGESQWNNENRFTGWYDVDLSDKGRGEAKAAGQLLKKEGFTFDFAYTSVLKRAIHTLWNILDELDQAWLPVEKSWRLNERHYGALQGLNKAETAEKYGDEQVKQWRRGFAVTPPELDREDERFPGHDPRYAKLTAEQLPTTESLALTIERVIPYWNESILPRLKSGEKVIIAAHGNSLRALVKYLDNMSEEEILELNIPTGVPLVYEFDENFKPLKRYYLGDADEIAAKAAAVANQGKAK; translated from the coding sequence ATGGCTGTAACTAAGCTGGTTCTGGTGCGCCACGGCGAAAGCCAGTGGAACAACGAAAACCGCTTTACCGGATGGTACGATGTGGATCTGTCTGATAAAGGCCGCGGAGAAGCAAAAGCAGCAGGTCAGCTGCTGAAAAAAGAGGGTTTCACCTTCGATTTCGCTTACACTTCCGTGCTGAAGCGCGCTATTCACACTCTGTGGAACATTCTGGATGAACTGGATCAGGCCTGGCTGCCGGTAGAAAAATCCTGGCGTCTGAACGAGCGTCACTACGGTGCGCTGCAGGGTCTGAACAAAGCAGAAACCGCTGAGAAATATGGCGACGAGCAGGTAAAACAGTGGCGTCGCGGCTTTGCCGTTACCCCGCCGGAACTGGATCGCGAAGATGAACGCTTCCCGGGCCACGATCCGCGCTATGCGAAACTGACCGCTGAGCAGCTGCCTACCACGGAAAGCCTGGCGCTGACCATTGAACGCGTTATCCCTTACTGGAATGAATCTATTCTGCCGCGCCTGAAAAGCGGTGAGAAAGTGATCATTGCCGCTCACGGTAACTCACTGCGCGCGCTGGTGAAATATCTGGATAACATGAGCGAAGAAGAAATCCTCGAACTGAACATCCCAACTGGCGTACCGCTGGTTTATGAGTTCGACGAAAACTTCAAGCCGCTTAAGCGTTACTATCTGGGCGACGCTGACGAAATCGCAGCGAAAGCCGCAGCAGTAGCGAACCAGGGCAAAGCGAAGTAA
- the modA gene encoding molybdate ABC transporter substrate-binding protein, with amino-acid sequence MSAVKWSCWLGAAAISLSVSGHAVAAQNVTVFAAASLTNALQDIVSQYEKNKHEIKIVTSYASSSTLARQIEQGAPADLFISADQQWMNYAAQKNSIEGDSRYTLLGNDLVLIAPADAQAKAVTIDKNTDWKSLLKGQRIAGGDPDHVPAGIYAKEALQNLGAWDTLSPVMARANNVRAALALVERNETPYGIVYGSDAVASHNVTVVGHFPANSHKPVEYPMAIVKDHRHPAVSAFYDYLKGPEAATIFKKYGFTPR; translated from the coding sequence ATGTCTGCTGTTAAATGGAGCTGCTGGCTGGGTGCTGCCGCCATCAGTTTGAGCGTATCGGGGCACGCCGTTGCCGCGCAAAATGTGACGGTGTTTGCCGCCGCGTCGCTGACCAATGCGCTACAGGATATTGTCAGTCAGTATGAAAAAAACAAACATGAGATTAAAATCGTTACCTCTTACGCCTCCTCGTCGACGCTGGCGCGTCAGATAGAGCAGGGCGCGCCGGCCGATCTGTTTATTTCTGCCGATCAGCAGTGGATGAATTACGCGGCGCAAAAAAACAGTATCGAGGGCGATTCGCGCTATACGCTGCTGGGCAACGATTTGGTGCTTATCGCTCCCGCCGACGCGCAGGCGAAAGCGGTTACCATTGATAAAAATACCGACTGGAAAAGCCTGCTAAAGGGGCAGCGTATTGCTGGCGGCGATCCGGATCATGTTCCGGCCGGTATTTATGCGAAAGAGGCCTTACAAAATTTAGGCGCCTGGGATACGCTGTCGCCGGTTATGGCGCGCGCCAATAATGTACGCGCCGCGCTGGCGCTGGTGGAACGTAACGAAACCCCTTACGGAATTGTTTACGGCTCTGATGCAGTCGCCAGCCATAACGTGACGGTGGTCGGGCATTTCCCGGCAAACAGCCATAAACCGGTGGAATATCCGATGGCCATTGTCAAAGATCACCGCCATCCTGCCGTCAGCGCGTTTTATGACTACTTAAAAGGGCCTGAAGCGGCAACAATATTTAAAAAATATGGATTTACGCCACGCTAA
- a CDS encoding YbgS-like family protein, with product MNKFAIAILTAAMTLGSGAALAADGNNGTANQAADAGAVAPGAKENLPPNNVDNSQINNSGINTNTSSTPTAGSNGMSADEMDQNAQCKDGKCPNVNEKVQTQQGGGDVDRKTDGTTQ from the coding sequence ATGAATAAGTTTGCCATTGCCATTCTGACAGCAGCCATGACTTTGGGTAGCGGTGCCGCACTGGCCGCAGACGGTAACAACGGTACAGCGAACCAGGCAGCGGATGCCGGCGCAGTAGCGCCAGGCGCAAAAGAAAATTTGCCGCCGAATAATGTTGATAACAGCCAGATTAATAATTCCGGTATTAATACTAATACCAGCAGCACGCCAACCGCGGGCAGCAACGGTATGAGCGCCGATGAAATGGATCAAAACGCGCAGTGTAAAGACGGTAAATGCCCTAACGTCAATGAAAAAGTTCAGACGCAGCAGGGCGGTGGCGATGTTGATCGTAAAACCGACGGCACTACGCAATAA